The following coding sequences are from one Procambarus clarkii isolate CNS0578487 chromosome 86, FALCON_Pclarkii_2.0, whole genome shotgun sequence window:
- the LOC138358844 gene encoding exosome RNA helicase MTR4-like isoform X1, producing the protein MACFGEDLFDFVEEEGVQRVEALPDIELVDEEENEKAAEELNQLLGKRIAEDDKKIKGVSKKRRSQVETTQSELRLIEDLPRIAVHIIETFEACTHEVAVPPGEMYIPLQPAKEKPAKLYSFILDPFQKEAILCIDNNQSVLVSAHTSAGKTVVAEYAVAMCLQNKQRVIYTTPIKALSNQKYRDFSDEFTDVGLLTGDVTINPNASCLIMTTEILRSMLYRGSEVTREAGWVIFDEIHYMRDKERGYVWEETIILLPPTVKFVFLSATIPNASQFAQWVCYLHHQPCHVVYTDYRPTPLQHYIFPAGGEGIYLSVDETGKFREDNFNTAMTILQNAPEQAHLKGKKGGVKDGSDCYKLVKMIMERNFAPVIIFSFSKKECEAYALQVSKLDFNLAEEKQLVDEVFSNAISVLSEEDRQLPQVVSVLPLLRRGIGIHHGGLLPIIKETIEILFGEGLVKALFATETFAMGLNMPARTVLFTNVRKFDGQDFRWLTSGEYIQMSGRAGRRGKDDKGVVIMMVDEKLNTSVVKNLVQGNADPINSAFHLTYNMVLNLLRVEQINPEYILERSFFQFQNYSSIPALCDRVRTCETELETMNVPRETEVESYYKIKQTIHNLKNERHAFITRPIYIMPFLQPGRLVYIKNNDDDFGWGVVLSYKKQEDKKNPMEAPTITVDVILRVSEATAASKVTSDLKPPKPGEKSEPVVMSVMLKLIQEVSAVRLKLPSDLKPLDQRVMVMKMVQEALKRVPENQFLLDPVKNMKIKDETLLEIVNKLEKFSVRLESHRLHKEPDRDELYEKFSKKMEMKKELNNAEVDLKRAKSLLQMDELKCRKRVLRRLGYATSQDVIERKGRVACELSAADELLITEMLFNGLFNNITAAQTCALLSTFVCDEKSSEMPKLGEELSGPLRQMQDMARRIARVSHECKLEIDEENYVEQFRPFLMDVVYDWCNGSSFMELCTKTEIYEGSIIRAMRRLEELLRQMIQAAKAIGIDLENKFSEGVKLLKRDIVFAASLYL; encoded by the exons ATTAATAGAAGATTTGCCAAGAATAGCTGTACATATTATAGAGACCTTCGAAGCATGTACACATGAAGTGGCTGTACCCCCTGGAGAAATGTATATTCCACTTCAACCTGCCAAAGAAAAACCAGCAAAGTTATATTCATTTATACTGGACCCTTTCCAGAAAGAAGCCATATTATGTATTGATAATAATCAGTCGGTATTGGTTTCCGCTCACACATCGGCTGGTAAAACAGTCGTTGCCGAGTATGCGGTTGCCATGTGTTTACAGAACAAGCAGAGAGTCATATATACAACTCCCATTAAGGCTTTGAGTAATCAGAAATACAGAGATTTTAGCGATGAATTCACTGATGTGGGTCTGTTGACCGGTGATGTGACTATCAATCCAAATGCCTCTTGTCTCATCATGACCACAGAAATTTTACGGTCCATGCTGTATCGAGGCTCCGAGGTGACGAGAGAAGCTGGTTGGGTTATCTTTGACGAGATTCACTACATGAGAGACAAGGAGAGAGGATACGTGTGGGAAGAGACCATTATCCTTCTACCACCAACGGTCAAATTTGTCTTTCTCTCTGCAACTATTCCTAATGCAAGCCAG TTTGCCCAGTGGGTTTGTTACCTTCACCATCAGCCATGCCATGTGGTGTACACAGACTACCGTCCGActcctctccaacactatatcttccCTGCTGGGGGCGAAGGAATCTATCTCTCTGTTGATGAAACTGGCAAGTTCAGAGAAGATAATTTTAATACAGCAATGACAATTTTGCAAAATGCACCAGAACAG GCCCATTTAAAAGGCAAGAAAGGTGGAGTGAAGGATGGTTCCGATTGCTATAAACTTGTGAAGATGATAATGGAGCGCAACTTTGCACCGGTCATCATCTTCAGTTTCTCCAAAAAGGAATGTGAGGCCTATGCTCTCCAGGTGTCCAAGTTGGATTTCAATTTAGCCGAGGAAAAACAGTTGGTGGATGAAGTGTTCAGCAATGCTATTTCGGTCCTTTCTGAGGAGGACAGACAATTACCGCAGGTGGTTTCAGTTCTGCCTCTACTACGACGAGGCATAGGCATTCATCATGGAG GTTTGTTGCCCATTATCAAGGAGACGATAGAGATCTTGTTCGGAGAGGGTTTAGTGAAGGCCCTTTTTGCGACTGAAACATTTGCCATGGGTCTTAATATGCCTGCCAGAACTGTGCTCTTCACTAATGTTCGTAAATTTGATGGACAAGACTTTCGATGG TTGACATCAGGAGAATACATCCAGATGTCTGGGCGTGCAGGTCGACGAGGGAAAGATGACAAAGGTGTCGTTATAATGATGGTGGATGAGAAGCTTAACACCTCAGTTGTGAAGAACTTGGTGCAG GGCAATGCTGATCCCATCAACTCTGCATTCCACCTGACGTACAACATGGTGCTGAATTTGTTGCGTGTGGAGCAGATAAACCCGGAATATATCTTGGAGAGATCATTCTTCCAATTCCAAAATTACTCATCCATTCCAGCACTTTGTGACC GTGTGAGGACTTGTGAAACGGAGTTGGAAACAATGAATGTGCCACGAGAGACTGAAGTGGAAAGTTACTACAAGATTAAGCAGACTATACACAACCTCAAGAACGAGCGCCATGCCTTCATCACTCGACCCATATACATCATGCCATTCCTACAACCGGGGAGACTGGTCTAT ATTAAGAATAATGATGATGACTTCGGCTGGGGGGTGGTGCTGAGCTACAAAAAACAGGAGGACAAGAAGAATCCCATGGAGGCTCCGACAATAACTGTTGACGTGATATTGCGTGTATCAGAGGCAACGGCTGCTTCAAAG GTGACTTCAGATTTAAAACCTCCTAAGCCAGGTGAGAAGAGTGAGCCAGTGGTGATGTCAGTGATGTTGAAGCTGATTCAGGAAGTGTCTGCAGTTAGGCTGAAGCTGCCGAGTGACCTCAAGCCCCTTGACCAGCGTGTTATGGTCATGAAGATGGTGCAG GAAGCCTTGAAGAGGGTTCCAGAGAACCAATTTCTACTCGACCCAGTGAAGAACATGAAGATAAAAGATGAAACACTCTTGGAGATTGTGAACAAGCTTGAGAAGTTTAGCGTTCGTCTTGAGTCACACAGGTTACACAAAGAGCCCGACCGAGATGAGTTGTACGAAAAGTTCTCAAAGAAAATGGAG atgaaaaaGGAATTAAACAATGCTGAGGTAGACCTAAAGAGAGCAAAGAGTCTCTTGCAAATGGATGAACTGAAGTGCAGAAAACGTGTTCTACGTCGCTTGGGTTATGCCACCTCCCAGGATGTGATCGAGCGTAAGGGCAGAGTAGCTTGTGAACTGTCAGCCGCAGATGAACTCCTCATAACAGAGATGCTCTTCAATGGCCTCTTCAACAATATAACGG CTGCTCAGACATGTGCCTTACTCAGCACATTTGTCTGTGATGAAAAGAGTTCTGAAATGCCCAAACTTGGAGAAGAGTTGTCGGGACCATTAAGACAGATGCAGGACATGGCTCGTAGAATTGCCCGTGTCAGTCATGAATGCAAATTGGAG attgatgaagaaaactaTGTTGAGCAGTTTAGACCTTTCCTGATGGATGTTGTATATGACTGGTGCAATGGTTCTTCGTTTATGGAACTTTGCACCAAAACAGAGATCTATGAAG GAAGCATTATTCGAGCTATGCGTCGTCTGGAGGAGCTCCTACGCCAGATGATCCAGGCTGCCAAAGCCATTGGCATTGACTTGGAAAATAAGTTCTCTGAAGGAGTCAAGCTATTAAAGAGAGATATTGTATTTGCAGCAAGTCTCTACTTGTAG
- the LOC138358844 gene encoding exosome RNA helicase MTR4-like isoform X2, whose translation MRTMAYQGSLLGVDTAHPRILETKWQNRAAEELNQLLGKRIAEDDKKIKGVSKKRRSQVETTQSELRLIEDLPRIAVHIIETFEACTHEVAVPPGEMYIPLQPAKEKPAKLYSFILDPFQKEAILCIDNNQSVLVSAHTSAGKTVVAEYAVAMCLQNKQRVIYTTPIKALSNQKYRDFSDEFTDVGLLTGDVTINPNASCLIMTTEILRSMLYRGSEVTREAGWVIFDEIHYMRDKERGYVWEETIILLPPTVKFVFLSATIPNASQFAQWVCYLHHQPCHVVYTDYRPTPLQHYIFPAGGEGIYLSVDETGKFREDNFNTAMTILQNAPEQAHLKGKKGGVKDGSDCYKLVKMIMERNFAPVIIFSFSKKECEAYALQVSKLDFNLAEEKQLVDEVFSNAISVLSEEDRQLPQVVSVLPLLRRGIGIHHGGLLPIIKETIEILFGEGLVKALFATETFAMGLNMPARTVLFTNVRKFDGQDFRWLTSGEYIQMSGRAGRRGKDDKGVVIMMVDEKLNTSVVKNLVQGNADPINSAFHLTYNMVLNLLRVEQINPEYILERSFFQFQNYSSIPALCDRVRTCETELETMNVPRETEVESYYKIKQTIHNLKNERHAFITRPIYIMPFLQPGRLVYIKNNDDDFGWGVVLSYKKQEDKKNPMEAPTITVDVILRVSEATAASKVTSDLKPPKPGEKSEPVVMSVMLKLIQEVSAVRLKLPSDLKPLDQRVMVMKMVQEALKRVPENQFLLDPVKNMKIKDETLLEIVNKLEKFSVRLESHRLHKEPDRDELYEKFSKKMEMKKELNNAEVDLKRAKSLLQMDELKCRKRVLRRLGYATSQDVIERKGRVACELSAADELLITEMLFNGLFNNITAAQTCALLSTFVCDEKSSEMPKLGEELSGPLRQMQDMARRIARVSHECKLEIDEENYVEQFRPFLMDVVYDWCNGSSFMELCTKTEIYEGSIIRAMRRLEELLRQMIQAAKAIGIDLENKFSEGVKLLKRDIVFAASLYL comes from the exons ATTAATAGAAGATTTGCCAAGAATAGCTGTACATATTATAGAGACCTTCGAAGCATGTACACATGAAGTGGCTGTACCCCCTGGAGAAATGTATATTCCACTTCAACCTGCCAAAGAAAAACCAGCAAAGTTATATTCATTTATACTGGACCCTTTCCAGAAAGAAGCCATATTATGTATTGATAATAATCAGTCGGTATTGGTTTCCGCTCACACATCGGCTGGTAAAACAGTCGTTGCCGAGTATGCGGTTGCCATGTGTTTACAGAACAAGCAGAGAGTCATATATACAACTCCCATTAAGGCTTTGAGTAATCAGAAATACAGAGATTTTAGCGATGAATTCACTGATGTGGGTCTGTTGACCGGTGATGTGACTATCAATCCAAATGCCTCTTGTCTCATCATGACCACAGAAATTTTACGGTCCATGCTGTATCGAGGCTCCGAGGTGACGAGAGAAGCTGGTTGGGTTATCTTTGACGAGATTCACTACATGAGAGACAAGGAGAGAGGATACGTGTGGGAAGAGACCATTATCCTTCTACCACCAACGGTCAAATTTGTCTTTCTCTCTGCAACTATTCCTAATGCAAGCCAG TTTGCCCAGTGGGTTTGTTACCTTCACCATCAGCCATGCCATGTGGTGTACACAGACTACCGTCCGActcctctccaacactatatcttccCTGCTGGGGGCGAAGGAATCTATCTCTCTGTTGATGAAACTGGCAAGTTCAGAGAAGATAATTTTAATACAGCAATGACAATTTTGCAAAATGCACCAGAACAG GCCCATTTAAAAGGCAAGAAAGGTGGAGTGAAGGATGGTTCCGATTGCTATAAACTTGTGAAGATGATAATGGAGCGCAACTTTGCACCGGTCATCATCTTCAGTTTCTCCAAAAAGGAATGTGAGGCCTATGCTCTCCAGGTGTCCAAGTTGGATTTCAATTTAGCCGAGGAAAAACAGTTGGTGGATGAAGTGTTCAGCAATGCTATTTCGGTCCTTTCTGAGGAGGACAGACAATTACCGCAGGTGGTTTCAGTTCTGCCTCTACTACGACGAGGCATAGGCATTCATCATGGAG GTTTGTTGCCCATTATCAAGGAGACGATAGAGATCTTGTTCGGAGAGGGTTTAGTGAAGGCCCTTTTTGCGACTGAAACATTTGCCATGGGTCTTAATATGCCTGCCAGAACTGTGCTCTTCACTAATGTTCGTAAATTTGATGGACAAGACTTTCGATGG TTGACATCAGGAGAATACATCCAGATGTCTGGGCGTGCAGGTCGACGAGGGAAAGATGACAAAGGTGTCGTTATAATGATGGTGGATGAGAAGCTTAACACCTCAGTTGTGAAGAACTTGGTGCAG GGCAATGCTGATCCCATCAACTCTGCATTCCACCTGACGTACAACATGGTGCTGAATTTGTTGCGTGTGGAGCAGATAAACCCGGAATATATCTTGGAGAGATCATTCTTCCAATTCCAAAATTACTCATCCATTCCAGCACTTTGTGACC GTGTGAGGACTTGTGAAACGGAGTTGGAAACAATGAATGTGCCACGAGAGACTGAAGTGGAAAGTTACTACAAGATTAAGCAGACTATACACAACCTCAAGAACGAGCGCCATGCCTTCATCACTCGACCCATATACATCATGCCATTCCTACAACCGGGGAGACTGGTCTAT ATTAAGAATAATGATGATGACTTCGGCTGGGGGGTGGTGCTGAGCTACAAAAAACAGGAGGACAAGAAGAATCCCATGGAGGCTCCGACAATAACTGTTGACGTGATATTGCGTGTATCAGAGGCAACGGCTGCTTCAAAG GTGACTTCAGATTTAAAACCTCCTAAGCCAGGTGAGAAGAGTGAGCCAGTGGTGATGTCAGTGATGTTGAAGCTGATTCAGGAAGTGTCTGCAGTTAGGCTGAAGCTGCCGAGTGACCTCAAGCCCCTTGACCAGCGTGTTATGGTCATGAAGATGGTGCAG GAAGCCTTGAAGAGGGTTCCAGAGAACCAATTTCTACTCGACCCAGTGAAGAACATGAAGATAAAAGATGAAACACTCTTGGAGATTGTGAACAAGCTTGAGAAGTTTAGCGTTCGTCTTGAGTCACACAGGTTACACAAAGAGCCCGACCGAGATGAGTTGTACGAAAAGTTCTCAAAGAAAATGGAG atgaaaaaGGAATTAAACAATGCTGAGGTAGACCTAAAGAGAGCAAAGAGTCTCTTGCAAATGGATGAACTGAAGTGCAGAAAACGTGTTCTACGTCGCTTGGGTTATGCCACCTCCCAGGATGTGATCGAGCGTAAGGGCAGAGTAGCTTGTGAACTGTCAGCCGCAGATGAACTCCTCATAACAGAGATGCTCTTCAATGGCCTCTTCAACAATATAACGG CTGCTCAGACATGTGCCTTACTCAGCACATTTGTCTGTGATGAAAAGAGTTCTGAAATGCCCAAACTTGGAGAAGAGTTGTCGGGACCATTAAGACAGATGCAGGACATGGCTCGTAGAATTGCCCGTGTCAGTCATGAATGCAAATTGGAG attgatgaagaaaactaTGTTGAGCAGTTTAGACCTTTCCTGATGGATGTTGTATATGACTGGTGCAATGGTTCTTCGTTTATGGAACTTTGCACCAAAACAGAGATCTATGAAG GAAGCATTATTCGAGCTATGCGTCGTCTGGAGGAGCTCCTACGCCAGATGATCCAGGCTGCCAAAGCCATTGGCATTGACTTGGAAAATAAGTTCTCTGAAGGAGTCAAGCTATTAAAGAGAGATATTGTATTTGCAGCAAGTCTCTACTTGTAG
- the LOC138358845 gene encoding dnaJ homolog subfamily C member 21-like, with translation MHFFSLRQVFEKIAAKDMQYMNDEEEEIIIPNFGCSDTDLEDVAEFYGYWSSYCTSMDFHWADEYDIREAQRIGRWAEKRIEKDNNKARQKARKQFNEEVRALVAFVRKRDKRWIARKKIMEAKIAENAQKQEACQRRQREARQIMMKEDVEQEKANLAAYEDELKAMQEKFAEEWGLSGSESSEYFEEDEEDISELSENKALEKDEDNFQDDLYCVACNKFFKTEKSMESHQRSKKHKESLERLKAAMLADDKEYFKDDSQDSKVLKDNSQSDDNDAQQTKSLKKKKKKKKTGNTALTEELPSPVDPSPLDKRKKSRKKTRQDICEIEIKVGKSDKCSESETENDVIVINDHNDASKQAKEIPVSVKSEETDYINLENCESESTPSVINTKNDERTKLESDSENSKKPEIKPKLKGKKAKEARKQAREASNCVEPDMSVNKCTVCGSIYSSKNKLFTHIKAEGHAAFKTPGKEVKGKIRAKK, from the exons atgcatttttttTCCCTCAGACAAGTGTTTGAGAAGATTGCTGCAAAGGACATGCAGTATATGAATGATGAGGAAGAAGAAATAATTATTCCAAACTTTGGCTGCAGCGACACTGATTTAGAG GATGTGGCTGAGTTTTATGGTTACTGGTCAAGTTATTGCACATCGATGGATTTTCATTGGGCAGACGAGTATGATATCCGTGAGGCACAACGAATTGGGCGCTGGGCTGAGAAG AGAATCGAGAAGGATAATAACAAGGCTCGTCAAAAGGCTCGCAAGCAATTTAATGAAGAAGTCCGAGCACTAGTTGCATTTGTCCGCAAGAGAGATAAACGATGGATAGCGCGCAAG AAAATCATGGAAGCGAAGATTGCAGAAAATGCTCAGAAGCAAGAAGCATGTCAGCGCAGGCAGCGAGAAGCAAGGCAGAtaatgatgaaagaagatgtagaGCAAGAGAAGGCTAACTTGGCAGCCTATGAAGATGAGCTCAAG GCAATGCAGGAAAAGTTTGCAGAAGAGTGGGGATTGTCAGGAAGTGAGAGTAGTGAATATTTTGAAGAGGATGAAGAGGATATAAGCGAACTCTCAGAAAACAAAGCCCTTGAAAAGGATGAAGATAATTTTCAAGATGACTTGTATTGCGTGGCATGTAATAAATTTTTTAAGACAGAAAAAtc GATGGAAAGTCACCAAAGGTCTAAGAAACATAAAGAAAGTCTAGAGAGACTTAAAGCTGCCATGCTGGCTGACGATAAAGAATATTTTAAAGACGATAGTCAGGATTCcaaagtcctaaaagataattcaCAAA GTGATGATAATGATGCACAACAGACAAAAAGTttaaagaaaaagaagaagaagaagaaaactgGAAATACTGCTCTAACAGAAGAGCTTCCCAGTCCTGTTGACCCAAGCCCACTTGATAAGAGAAAGAAATCCAGAAAAAAGACTCGACAAGATATCTGTGAAATAGAAATAAAAGTCGGGAAGTCTGATAAATGCAGTGAAAGTGAAACTGAAAATGATGTTATAGTAATCAATGATCACAATGATGCAAGTAAACAAGCCAAGGAAATTCCTGTAAGTGTTAAGAGTGAAGAGACTGattatataaatttagaaaattgtGAATCTGAATCAACACCCTCTGTCATTAACACCAAAAATGATGAGAGAACTAAATTGGAGTCAGATAGTGAAAATTCTAAGAAACCTGAAATAAAACCAAAGTTGAAAGGTAAAAAAGCTAAGGAAGCCAGGAAGCAGGCACGGGAAGCAAGCAACTGTGTTGAACCAGACATGTCG GTAAATAAATGCACAGTGTGTGGAAGTATATATTCTTCTAAGAATAAATTGTTTACCCACATTAAAGCTGAAGGACATGCTGCATTCAAGACTCCGGGCAAAGAAGTAAAAGGGAAGATTAGAGCCAAGAAATAA